The Gammaproteobacteria bacterium sequence TCGCGGCCTGTACCTCGTTCGCATGTCGGGGATGATGACCCTGCTGCTCCTGCGTTCGGTGGCGCGGGCAGTGACGCCCCCCTGGCGGCCGCGCCCCGTGATCCGGCAGATCCATTTCATCGGGGCGCGCTCGTGGCTGCTCATCGTCGTCTCCGGCGCGTTCACCGGGATGGTGGTGGCGCTGCAGTTCCACGACACCCTGGTCCGGTTCGGTACCGTGAGTCTGCTGGGGTCTGCGGTAGGCCTCAGCCTGGTGCGCGAGCTTGGGCCTGTGCTGGCCGCGCTGATGGTCATCGGGCGCGCGGGTTCGGCGACCTGTTCGGAGATCGGTATCATGCGGATCGATGAGCAGATCGACGCCCTCGAATGCATGGCGATCGACCCGCACCGCTTTCTGCTCGCCCCGCGCCTGGTGGGCGGGGTGATCTGCCAGCCGCTGCTCACCGCGATGTTCATCGTCGTCGGCGTCGTCGGTGGATACTTCGTCGGCGTCGGCCTGTTCGGCATCAGTGCAGGGGCCTATTTCCAGGGCATGTACGATTCGGTCGTGTGGAACGACGTCAAGATGGGGCTTATCAAGTCGATCGTGTTCGGCCTGTTGATCGTGTGGATCTGTTCGGCCAAGGGGTTCCTCCTGCACCTGAACCGCGACGGCGCATTCGGCGCAGAGGGTGTCAGCCGCGCGACGACCGAGGCCGTGGTCCTGTCTTTCATCGCGGTGCTGTTCGCCGACTACGTCATCAGCTCGGTGATGGCGTAGTGCGATGTTCATCCGGAGATTGACGTGCAGTGGAGGGGGCGGCAATGGGGTCGATCATGAAGCGCATCAATCTGGAACTGGGCGTCGGACTGTTTCTCATCGCGGGTATCGGCTGTCTGGCCTGGATCGCGGTCAAGCTCGGCGACGTGGGCCTGCTTCCGGACCGGACCTACCCGCTGAACGCACGGTTCGTGTCCATCTCGGGGCTCAAGGACGGAGCGACGGTCGAGCTGGCCGGGGTGCGCATCGGCCGGGTCTCGA is a genomic window containing:
- a CDS encoding MlaE family lipid ABC transporter permease subunit, whose amino-acid sequence is MGLARGHLAVIAGALVRGIEAAGDRGLYLVRMSGMMTLLLLRSVARAVTPPWRPRPVIRQIHFIGARSWLLIVVSGAFTGMVVALQFHDTLVRFGTVSLLGSAVGLSLVRELGPVLAALMVIGRAGSATCSEIGIMRIDEQIDALECMAIDPHRFLLAPRLVGGVICQPLLTAMFIVVGVVGGYFVGVGLFGISAGAYFQGMYDSVVWNDVKMGLIKSIVFGLLIVWICSAKGFLLHLNRDGAFGAEGVSRATTEAVVLSFIAVLFADYVISSVMA